The DNA sequence GCTCGTCCACGAACAGCCTGTGCTCATCCACATGCGTAATTTCCGTCACCCACGTTACGGGCACGCCCAGCAGCGGGCGGACGCGGTAGGTGACGAGCATCCCCGCGTACATGCGGTCCGGCAGCGCCGACGTGACCTCAAACCCCATGTCCGGCGGGGTGATGCGCTCCAGGTTGCGCGCGTCGGAAAAGAAGTCCCACGCCTGGGCGACGGAAATGGGCAGCCGCTGGATCTGGTCGAGCGTGTGCAGCTTCATCGTGCGTTTCTCCTCATCCGGCTCCGGCCTCCATGGCCGCCGCGGCGTAGCGCCGCCCCTTCCACGTCACCGTTCCCCGCCGCAGCAGGCTCGCCAGCAGAATGCCGCACATCACCAGCGCGCCCAGCGGGGCCAGCGCGGCGTACAGCGGGTTGTGCCCGTCGCGCCGGTACATGCCCGCCCAGAAGCCGACGGATACGGCCTGCGCCACGACCGCCGCGGGAACCCACGGCCATCCCGCCATCCCCAGCGCGCCACGGACGAGCACCAGGGACGGAAGCAGCCAGAAGAAGAACAACCCGCTCAGAATCAGCCACGGAACCAGCAGGGCCAGCGGCCCCGGCGCGGTGCGGCCGGAGGAGCGCGCCAGGTTCTTCCCCCACCCCTCCACGATTTCCGCCAGCGAGCGGTACATGCGCACGCGCAGGTGCGGTTCGGCGTGCACCAGCAGCGGCGCGTGCCCCAACGCGTGAAAGCGCTGTGCGATGGCCATGTCTTCTGACACCTCGTGGCGCACGGCGTGGTGCCCGCCCGCGGCCTCGTACGCGTCGCGGCGAACCAGAATGTAGCCGCCGAGCGCGATCTTGTCGCGGGTGTGCGGCGAACGGTTCACCCGTTCCGGGTCCGGATAGCGCATCAGGAACAGCATTCCCACCTGCGCCATCACCACGCGCTCCCAGAAGCCGCCCAGCACCTGGCGGGGGATGGCGGACAGCAGCGCCGCATCCCTTTGCGCCAGCGCGGCGACGGTGCGGCCCACCAGTTCCGGCCCGGCGCGCATGTCCGCGTCGCAGAAGGCGATCCGCTCGCCGCGCGCGAGCCGGACCCCCTGCTCGCACGCCCACGGCTTGCCAAACCATCCGGCCGGGAGCGGTTCTCCGTCGATCACCCTCACCCGCGGGTCCCCCTCCGCCGCGGCGCGGGCCCGTTCCCCGGTGCCGTCCTCCGAACCGTCGTCCACCACCAGGATTTCCAGGCGCGGATACGTGGATGACCGGAGCGCGCGCACGCAATCGCCGATGTTGTGCGCCTCGTTGCGCGCCGGAACGATGACGGACACCAGCGGCGCATCCGCCTTCGCGGCGGGGGGCCAGCCGTCCAGCACGGGACGGCGGCGGATGAAGGCGGCAGCCAGCACGGGAAGCAGGAGCCAGGGCAGCGACCAGAGCAGCGGAACGAGCAACGGCGACACGGGTGCGAGAGAAAGAGACAGGCGGCAAAGCTATCGGCTGATTGGAGTTGGTGAAAGTGGGCAACGCGCGCCGGGGATCATGATCCGCGCGCCCCGTGGCGGCTTGGGGGACATTTTCCGGCGGAGAAACACAATGCTTGCATCTTCGGATTTTGTTCGGTACATTGAGCGCTCGATTGCAGGCGGACACCGGGCACGGATGGAGGAGCGATGCCGATGA is a window from the Longimicrobium terrae genome containing:
- a CDS encoding SRPBCC family protein, with the translated sequence MKLHTLDQIQRLPISVAQAWDFFSDARNLERITPPDMGFEVTSALPDRMYAGMLVTYRVRPLLGVPVTWVTEITHVDEHRLFVDEQRFGPYRFWHHQHLFREIEGGVEMRDIVSYVLPPGGGVARKWLVTPRLEQIFSHRRRVLEERFGTL
- a CDS encoding glycosyltransferase, yielding MSPLLVPLLWSLPWLLLPVLAAAFIRRRPVLDGWPPAAKADAPLVSVIVPARNEAHNIGDCVRALRSSTYPRLEILVVDDGSEDGTGERARAAAEGDPRVRVIDGEPLPAGWFGKPWACEQGVRLARGERIAFCDADMRAGPELVGRTVAALAQRDAALLSAIPRQVLGGFWERVVMAQVGMLFLMRYPDPERVNRSPHTRDKIALGGYILVRRDAYEAAGGHHAVRHEVSEDMAIAQRFHALGHAPLLVHAEPHLRVRMYRSLAEIVEGWGKNLARSSGRTAPGPLALLVPWLILSGLFFFWLLPSLVLVRGALGMAGWPWVPAAVVAQAVSVGFWAGMYRRDGHNPLYAALAPLGALVMCGILLASLLRRGTVTWKGRRYAAAAMEAGAG